In a genomic window of Pseudoliparis swirei isolate HS2019 ecotype Mariana Trench chromosome 20, NWPU_hadal_v1, whole genome shotgun sequence:
- the LOC130210853 gene encoding alpha-(1,3)-fucosyltransferase 4-like translates to MGAAGLSTTTAHRAERRSSPQEKACVGLLKRTCSYVCLATVGFLFLLGVCLLYLPDPLTLEPSFTEDSSEVTLLIWTHPFGRYRKLPDCFELYQIGGCTLTDEGSAYPQADAVIIHHRDVATGAADLPPEPRPRAQKWIWMNYESPTHTPRLWSFEGVFNLTMTYRTDSDIFLPYGYLVPRERGIKGVQNRFAQPLRASSRSHLLRPRLLAWVISNWSESHARVSLYNQLRRYVQVDVFGRSGRPLPEDSDSSSVVRLVRRYQFYLALENSQHTDYITEKLWNAVQAGAVPVVLGPSRQNYERFLPPEAFIHVDDFSTVRGLARYLLMLRRNPARMRRHLDWRGSYRLYQPRFWADHYCAACRAVRRTRGTTDVVQDLTRWFHS, encoded by the coding sequence ATGGGAGCAGCGGGCCTCTCCACGACCACTGCTCACCGGGCGGAGAGGCGCTCGTCCCCGCAGGAGAAAGCTTGTGTCGGCCTACTGAAACGGACTTGCTCCTATGTGTGCTTGGCCACCGTCGGGTTCCTGTTCCTCCTGGGAGTCTGCCTGCTCTACTTACCGGACCCGCTCACACTAGAACCGTCTTTCACGGAGGACAGCAGCGAGGTGACGCTGCTGATATGGACGCATCCGTTCGGTCGATACCGCAAACTTCCGGACTGCTTTGAGCTCTATCAGATTGGCGGGTGCACGCTCACTGACGAAGGGAGCGCGTACCCGCAGGCTGACGCTGTAATTATTCACCACCGGGACGTTGCCACGGGCGCCGCAGACCTTCCACCGGAACCGCGGCCACGCGCACAAAAGTGGATATGGATGAACTACGAGTCCCCCACGCACACACCGAGACTGTGGAGCTTTGAGGGCGTTTTCAACCTCACAATGACCTACCGGACAGACTCAGATATTTTCCTCCCTTATGGATATCTAGTCCCTCGTGAACGCGGAATCAAAGGTGTCCAGAACCGCTTTGCGCAACCGCTCCGCGCATCCTCGCGGTCACACCTCCTCCGGCCCCGCCTCCTGGCCTGGGTCATCAGCAACTGGTCGGAGTCCCATGCGCGCGTGTCCCTCTACAATCAGCTCCGCCGGTACGTCCAGGTGGATGTGTTCGGGCGCTCGGGCCGGCCGTTACCGGAAGACAGCGACAGCAGCAGCGTGGTGCGGCTGGTTAGACGGTACCAGTTCTACCTGGCGCTGGAGAACTCACAGCACACCGACTACATCACGGAGAAGCTGTGGAACGCGGTGCAGGCCGGTGCTGTCCCGGTGGTCCTGGGTCCATCCAGGCAGAACTATGAGCGCTTCCTGCCCCCCGAGGCCTTCATCCACGTGGACGACTTCTCCACAGTGCGCGGGCTGGCCCGGTACCTGCTGATGCTGAGGCGCAACCCGGCGCGGATGAGGCGCCACCTGGACTGGAGGGGCAGTTACAGATTATACCAGCCCCGCTTCTGGGCTGACCACTACTGTGCGGCCTGCAGGGCggtgaggaggaccagaggcacgACCGATGTGGTCCAAGACTTGACACGATGGTTTCACTCGTGA